DNA sequence from the Corynebacterium yudongzhengii genome:
ATGCCGGCGCGCAGATTCATCGCCGCGGTGATGACCGCGACGAACACGAGCGCGACAGGAAGGTAGCGCTTCGTAGCCACTAGTGCACCGGGGCCCACTCGGGGCCGGTCTCGGCGAGTTCGAGATCCAGCTTGGTCACCAGCGGCTTCGGCTTGGCCAGCTCGGTGCCGGGTCTCACCTCGACGCGCTCCCACACCGCCTGCTGCTGGGTGTAATCGCCGGTGATGATGGCATAGGAACGGTGAGCTTCCGGCAGGCCGACGCCGACGGGCTCCTCCGGGGAGTCGTCGGTGACCTCGCGGACCTCGGGCATCGCGGCCCACACCCCGTCGCGCCCCAGCGTTTCGTGGACGGCCTGGGCCATCTTCGGAAGGTAGGGGGTGAGCATGACGTTGCAATCGCTGACCACCTGGAGGGCGGTCCACAAAACCGTCGCCAAGCGATCGCGCTGTGCGTCATCCTTCGCGAGCTTCCAGGGCTCCTGCTCGGCGATATACGCGTTCGCCTCGCCGACGACGCGCATGGCGGCGTTGATGCCGTTTTTGAACTTTGCCGCGGCGAGGAAACCGGCGACCTCGTCGAGGGATGCCTTCGCCAGATCCAGCAGGCGACGATCGGAATCCTCGAGCTCGCCCGGGGTGGGCACGGCGCCGTAGTTCTTGTACGCCATGGACACGGTGCGGTTGACCAGGTTGCCCCAGCCGTTGGCGAGCTCGTTGTTGATGCGGCGGACGAACTCGTCCCAGGTGAAGTCGGTGTCCGTGGTCTCCGGGCCGGCAACGCTGATGAAGTAGCGCAGGGCGTCGGGGCCGAAGTCGCGCAGGAAGTCCTTGACGTAGATGACCACGCCCTTCGAGGAGGAGAACTTCGAGCCACTCATGGTGAGAAACTCCGAGGAGACGACCTCGGTGGGCAGGTTCAGCTCGCCGTAGCGATGCTTCTGGCCGCCGTGGGCGCCCTTGCCGGCATAGCCCAAAAGCTCGCCGGGCCAGATCTGGGAGTGGAACGTGATGTTGTCCTTGCCCATGAAGTAATAGCCCGGGGTATCGGGATCCTGCCAGAACTTGCGCCAGGCCTCCGGGTCGCCGGAGCGATGCGCCCACTCGATGGAGGCGGACAGATAGCCCACCACCGCGTCGAACCAGACGTAGAGCTTCTTCGCCCCGTTGTCCTGCCAGCCCTCGACGGGGATGGGAATGCCCCAGTCGATGTCGCGGGTCATGGCGCGCGGGCGTAGGTCCTCGAGCAGGTTGAGCGAGAACTTCAGCACGTTCGGGCGCCAGTCGGTGCGGGTTTCCAGCCAGGACTTCAGGGCCTCGGCGAGTGCTGGGAGGTCCAGAAGGAAGTGCTCGGTCTCGACGAACTTCGGGGTCTCGCCGTTGATCTTCGAGACGGGGTTGATCAGATCCGCCGGGTCGAGCTGGTTGCCGCAGTCATCGCACTGATCGCCGCGGGCGCCGTCGGCGTGGCAGATGGGGCACTCGCCCTCGATGTAGCGATCCGGCAGGGTGCGCCCGGTCGACGGGGAGATCGCGCCCAAGGTGGTCTGGCGGATCATGTAGCCGTTGTCGTAGAGACCGCGGAAGAGCTCCTGGACCACGGCGTAGTGGTTGCGCGTGGTGGTGCGGGTAAAGAGGTCATAGGACAGGCACAGCCCGGCCAGGTCCTCGACGATCTGGCGGCTGTAGCGATCCGCCATCTCGGTCACCGGCACGCCCTCCTTGTCGGCCTGCACCAAAAGTGGGGTGCCGTGCTCGTCGGTACCCGAGATCATCAGCACGTCGCGACCCTGCATGCGCTGGAAGCGGGCGAAGACGTCGGAGGGGACGCCGAAGCCGGCGACGTGTCCGATGTGGCGGGGGCCGTTGGCATAGGGCCACGCCACGCACACGAGTACGGGGTTGGTGGTGTCAGGCTCAGTCATGGCCACCAGCTTAATTTAGCCGGCCCCCGGGGCAACCGACGGCCCCGGAAGGAAGGACAAGAGATGAGAAAACCGCCGCCCCCTTCAACGGGATGCGGCGGTTATGTAGCGCCTCGTGAATGACAGCCGAAGGCTAGTTGTTGGTGCGCTCTCGCTGCTCTTCGTCTTCGCGGCGGCGGCGCATGATGCTGTCGTGGCGGACCTTCTGAGCCTCGCGGTAGGTCTTCTCGCGGTGCAGGCGGCGCTCGATGGCCATCTGGCGCTGGAAGCGCTGGCTCTCGCGGTAGTCCTGGTAGATCACATCGTTGGAGAGATCCTTCACGATGCTGATCATCAGCAAGATGATGATTAACAGGAACGGGGTGGACGCGACGATGGTGACGTTCTGCAGGGCGTTGAGAGCATCGTCACCGCCGGCGATGAGCAGGGTCATGCCGACGAGCGCAGCGATGACACCCCAGGTCGCCGAGAGGAACGGGTTGGCATCGGAGCGTCCGCGCTGGGACATCGAGCCCATGACCGTCGACGCGGAGTCGGCGGAGGTGATGAAGAAGGTACCCAGCAGGATGATCGCAACCACCGCGACGACCTCACCCAGCGGCAGGTTGGCCAGAAGGTTGAACAGCTGCTCCTCGGTGGTGCCGCCGCCGACGATGGACTGGCCGTCCTGCTCCATCTGGATGGCGGTGCCACCGAAGATGGCGAACCACACGGTGGACAGGCCCGCCGGGACGAGGGTGACGCCCAAGCAGAACTCACGGATGGAGCGGCCGCGGGAGATACGTGCCAGGAACATGCCGACGAACGGCGACCAGGAGATCCACCATGCCCAGTAGAAGATGGTCCAGCCGGAGAGGAATTCCTCGGTAAAGCCGGAGGCATCGGCGTCGGCCGTCATGCTGGCCATCTTGAAGAAGTCCTGGATGTAGGAGCCGACGGCGGTCGGGATGAGGTTGAGCTGGACGATGGTGGGCCCGACGACGAACACGAAGATCGCCAGCAGGGCGGCCAGGACCATGTTCAGGTTGGACAGGTACTGAATGCCCTTGCCCACGCCCGAGATCGCGGAGAGCACGAACGCCAGGGTGAGGATGGCGACGATGGTGATGATGACCGCGTTGCCCGGGTTATCGACGAAGCCGGAGGACTCCAGACCGGAGCGGATCTGCAGGGCGCCGAGGCCCAGCGAGCAGGCGGTACCGAAGATGGTGGTGAACACCGACAGGATGTCGATGACCTTGCCGACGACGCCATTGGCGTTGCGCTCACCGATCAGCGGGACGAACGCCGAGGAGATGAGCTGGCGGCGACCGATACGGAAGGTGGAGTAGGCGATGGCCAAGCCGACGATCGCGTAGATCGCCCACGGGTGCAGCGTCCAGTGGAACATCGCCTGCGCCATGGAGGCGCCGACGTCCTCGGTACCGGAACCGGGCACGCCGTCGTTGTAGAAGGCCAGCGGCTCGGAGGCACCGTAGAACATCAGGCCGATGCCCATGCCGGCGGCGAACATCATGGCGACCCACGAGGCGGTCCGGAACTCCGGTTCCTCGTCGACGGCGCCGAGCTTGATCGTGCCGAAGCGGCTGAACGCGATCACCAAGACGAAGGCGACGAAGATGGTGCCGAACAGCACGAAGGCCCAGCCGACGTTGCCCAAGACCCAGTTGAAGGCGTCGGTGGCGAAGTTGCCGAAGCTCTCGGCGCCCACCAGGCCCCAGAGCACGACGGTCAGGGCCAGGACGGCGGCCGGGACGACAATCTTCCAGTCGATGCTCGCGGTCTTGTCCTCCGACGCGAGAACGACCCTCTGCTCGCCGGTATCGGCGGCGTCGAGCGCATCGGAATCGTGCAGCATCGCGGCCAGCTGCGAGGTCGCACTCGTCGCGGCGAGCCCTTCCTTGATCGGCCGATACTCGTCGGTACCGGCCTCGGTGGTATTTGGCCCACCTTTGCCGTAGGTGAGATCTTCCTGAGGCGTCGACATGTCAACCTATTGTGGCGGACTCCCGGGATATATCAAGCTCAGCTTTCGTTTACTCACAGATTCATTGATCGAAAGCGCTGATCAGCGGCGTGACCGCGATAACAACGAGGCAACAAAAGGGCTGGCTACGCCAGTAACCCGGACTTTATTTATTACAATTCTGTAACGATCTAGTTTAGCGCTTGTCATCGCGGGCGTGGATGACGGCGTCATAAAGCTCCCGCTTCTTCACCCCGGTGCCCGCCGCCGCCTGTTTGCAGGCGTCACGCAGCCGCACTCCCGCGGCGACTTGGGCCTCGACGTTTTCCACCAGATCCGCGATATCCAGCGTGGTCTCTTGCTCGCGCGCGCCTTCGATGACGACCGTGATCTCCCCCTTAGCACCCTCGGCCGCCCACTGCGCCAACTCCGCCAGATCGCCGCGCACGACCTCCTCGAACGTCTTCGTCAGCTCCCGGCACACCGCCGCCCGGCGCGCGCCCAACACCTCGGCGGCGACGGTGAGGGTATCGGCGATCCGGTGCGGGGATTCGAAGAAGCACACCGCCCGCGGCTGCCCCACCAGCGATTCCAGCCAGCTCCGCTTCGCGCCGGCCTTGCGCGGGGCGAAGCCGTCGAAGATGAACTGCCCGACGTTCAAGCCTGACAGGGCCAAAGCGGTCGGCACCGCCGAGGGGCCCGGCAGACAGGTGACGGGGATGCCGGCGTCGTGAGCGGCGTCGACCAGCGCCAGGCCCGGGTCGGAGACCAGCGGCATGCCGGCGTCGGTGACGATGACGACGGAGCCGGCGCGTGCGTCGTCGAGAAGCTTGGCGACGCGCGCCTCCTCGTTGTGATCGAAGTTGGACACCACCCGGCCGGTGATCTCGACGCCGAGCGCCGCCGCGAGCGCGCGCGTGCGCCGGGTGTCCTCCGCGGCGATGACCTCCGCCTGCGAGAGCGCCTGCTTGAGCCGGGGCGAGGCATCCTCGATGTTGCCTAGGGGCGTGGCGGCGACGATGACGCCGCGCGGCAGGTGCGAAGAGGCGTGAGTCATGTCCCCCAGCATGACACACTTCTGCCCTAGACTCGTCGTGGTGAGTACCCGCACGATGGCCACCGCGCGACGTTCGCGCCCGGCCCCACCCCCGCCGACGCCGCGTCGTTACGCGTGGGGGCGTGCCGACTATCTCTCCACCGCCCTCATCGCGCTGGCCGCGCTGATCACCCGTTTCGTAGGCCTGACGAACCCCGAGGTCAGCGGCACCCCCGTCTTCGACGAGAAGCACTACGCCCCACAGGCCTACGACATGGTGGAAAGCTTCGAGAACCCCTTCCTCGGCGGCATCGAATCGAACCCCGGCTACGGACTCGTGGTGCATCCCCCGCTGGGTAAGCAACTCATCGCGCTCGGCGAGGCGCTGTTCGGATATACGCCGCTGGGCTGGCGCTTTATAGTCGCGCTCGCCGGGGTGGCCACGGTCGTTCTCATCATGGAGCTGACGCGCCGGCTCTCACACTCCTGGCAGGTCGCGGCGTTCGCCGGCATCATCGCCGTCTGCGACGGGGTGCTGTTGGTCTCCGCGAAGTTCGGCATGCTCGACGCCTTCCAGGTGATGCTGGTGGTCGCCGCGGCGGTGTGCCTCGCGCGGGACCACGAGCAGATGCGCCACCGGCTTCACGACGCCTACCTCGCCCGCCTCATCCACACCAGCGACTTCGGGCCCCGGCTGGGGTTTCGATGGTGGCGCTTCGGCGCGGGCGTGCTGCTGGGCCTGGCGCTGGCGGTGAAGTGGTCCGGGCTGTATTACATCGCGTTCTTCGGGTTGATGAGCGTGCTGCAGGATCTGTATCTCCGCCGCCGCTACGGGGTGCGCCGCTATGTCGTGGGCACCCTCGTGCGCGATACGCTGCCGGCGCTGGCATCGCTGGTGCTCGTCCCCGCGCTGCTCTACATCTTTTCCTACCGCGCGTGGTTCGCCTCCGAGACCTCCGTCTACCGGCACGCAGCCACCGATGGCACCATCGCCTCCGATTCTGTGCTGCAGCTTTTTCCGGATGCCGTGGCCGGCTGGCTGTATTACCACCTCTCGGTGCTGGAGTTTCATAGCGAGCTCACCAGCTCCGGCGGGCACTCCCACCCCTGGGATTCGAAGCCGTGGTCCTGGCTGGCGGCCACGCGCCCGGTCCTCTACTACTCCTCGACCGGCATCGACTGCGCGGCCGGCAGCTGCCGGTCGATGATCTATCTCTTCGGGACCCCGATCATCTGGTGGCTCACCGTCCCGGTGCTGCTCTGGGGACTGTGGCGAGTCACCATCGGCCGCGACCGGCGCTTCGTGATCCCGCTCGTGGCCTTCGGCGCCGGGTTCATCCCCTGGCTGATCAACTTCGACCGCCAGATGTATTTCTTCTACGCCACCGCGCTCGTGCCGTTTACGATCGTCCTACTCGCCCTCGCTTTAGGGCACATGGTCGGCGGCGGACGTAGGCTGCGCTTCCTGCACTGGATCTCGCTGACACCGATCACCTCGGGCACGTTCGTGGTGATCATCTACCTCTCGGCGGTCGTGGCGATGTTCGCCTACTTCTCCCCGATCCTTTACGGAGTAATCATCCCGGACTGGTACTTCCAGCAGATCATGTGGCTGCCGAGCTGGTTGTAGACGCACAGCGAGCACTTAGCGCGGGTCGGCGCCGAGGGTGCGCCACGCGCGCTTTAAAGCCACCCCGCGATCGGCCAGCCAGGTCCCCGCCAGAGCCAGGACAGTGACGACCAGCAGCGCCAGCAACGCCAACTGTGGGGTGCCGACGGTGCCCAGCACCAGATCGCGCGCCGTAAAACCGATGAGGAAGGCCGTTAGTGTCGCGGGGATGATCGCGATGCCGGCGATCAGCCCGGGTTTCCAAGCGCCGAAGGCCAGCGCCACGGCCAGGGCGAAGCGCAGCCCGGCGGATTCGACGAGGAGGCGCATCAGCTCCGGCTCTGCCGCGGGGGCGAGGACGGTGCCGTCGCTACTCACCGGGGCCAGGCCGCCGGTAGAGATCAGCGCCCCGACCGCCCACAACCCGTGCAGCAGCGCCAGCACGGTGAGCACCACCCGGCCGATAGCGAGGCCCGCCCGGCGGTTCGAGTCGCGCCGGCGCCACTCCGGCTCCACCTGGGCGAGGATCGTTTCGGAGAGGTCGTGGGGTGGAGACATGCCGTCGTCACGCGGTTCGACATAGCGCAGCGAACCGGACATGCGGGCAGCCTGCTCGGCGAAGCGGCGGCATTCGGCGCAGCCCGCGAGGTGGGCGTCGATGACGTCGTCGTCGAGGCCGGTGGGCTCGCCGTCGAGACGCGCCGAGACCGCGGCCTGGACCTGCTCGTGATCGACCATCTACTCCAGCGCTCCGTCCACGCTCGCCCGCCCAGGGCCGAACACGACGATGGCCAGCAGCGCCGCGGCGAGCACAGCGACGAACTCGATACCGTTATCCGCCACGAATAACCCGTTGGGCAGGTGCACGAAATACCCTGCGGCCGCCACCACGAGCAGGAGAATCCCAGCGACGAACGTGGTCAGAAGCCCGAGCACCATGAGC
Encoded proteins:
- the metG gene encoding methionine--tRNA ligase, which produces MTEPDTTNPVLVCVAWPYANGPRHIGHVAGFGVPSDVFARFQRMQGRDVLMISGTDEHGTPLLVQADKEGVPVTEMADRYSRQIVEDLAGLCLSYDLFTRTTTRNHYAVVQELFRGLYDNGYMIRQTTLGAISPSTGRTLPDRYIEGECPICHADGARGDQCDDCGNQLDPADLINPVSKINGETPKFVETEHFLLDLPALAEALKSWLETRTDWRPNVLKFSLNLLEDLRPRAMTRDIDWGIPIPVEGWQDNGAKKLYVWFDAVVGYLSASIEWAHRSGDPEAWRKFWQDPDTPGYYFMGKDNITFHSQIWPGELLGYAGKGAHGGQKHRYGELNLPTEVVSSEFLTMSGSKFSSSKGVVIYVKDFLRDFGPDALRYFISVAGPETTDTDFTWDEFVRRINNELANGWGNLVNRTVSMAYKNYGAVPTPGELEDSDRRLLDLAKASLDEVAGFLAAAKFKNGINAAMRVVGEANAYIAEQEPWKLAKDDAQRDRLATVLWTALQVVSDCNVMLTPYLPKMAQAVHETLGRDGVWAAMPEVREVTDDSPEEPVGVGLPEAHRSYAIITGDYTQQQAVWERVEVRPGTELAKPKPLVTKLDLELAETGPEWAPVH
- a CDS encoding BCCT family transporter gives rise to the protein MSTPQEDLTYGKGGPNTTEAGTDEYRPIKEGLAATSATSQLAAMLHDSDALDAADTGEQRVVLASEDKTASIDWKIVVPAAVLALTVVLWGLVGAESFGNFATDAFNWVLGNVGWAFVLFGTIFVAFVLVIAFSRFGTIKLGAVDEEPEFRTASWVAMMFAAGMGIGLMFYGASEPLAFYNDGVPGSGTEDVGASMAQAMFHWTLHPWAIYAIVGLAIAYSTFRIGRRQLISSAFVPLIGERNANGVVGKVIDILSVFTTIFGTACSLGLGALQIRSGLESSGFVDNPGNAVIITIVAILTLAFVLSAISGVGKGIQYLSNLNMVLAALLAIFVFVVGPTIVQLNLIPTAVGSYIQDFFKMASMTADADASGFTEEFLSGWTIFYWAWWISWSPFVGMFLARISRGRSIREFCLGVTLVPAGLSTVWFAIFGGTAIQMEQDGQSIVGGGTTEEQLFNLLANLPLGEVVAVVAIILLGTFFITSADSASTVMGSMSQRGRSDANPFLSATWGVIAALVGMTLLIAGGDDALNALQNVTIVASTPFLLIIILLMISIVKDLSNDVIYQDYRESQRFQRQMAIERRLHREKTYREAQKVRHDSIMRRRREDEEQRERTNN
- the rsmI gene encoding 16S rRNA (cytidine(1402)-2'-O)-methyltransferase — its product is MTHASSHLPRGVIVAATPLGNIEDASPRLKQALSQAEVIAAEDTRRTRALAAALGVEITGRVVSNFDHNEEARVAKLLDDARAGSVVIVTDAGMPLVSDPGLALVDAAHDAGIPVTCLPGPSAVPTALALSGLNVGQFIFDGFAPRKAGAKRSWLESLVGQPRAVCFFESPHRIADTLTVAAEVLGARRAAVCRELTKTFEEVVRGDLAELAQWAAEGAKGEITVVIEGAREQETTLDIADLVENVEAQVAAGVRLRDACKQAAAGTGVKKRELYDAVIHARDDKR
- a CDS encoding dolichyl-phosphate-mannose--protein mannosyltransferase, which translates into the protein MATARRSRPAPPPPTPRRYAWGRADYLSTALIALAALITRFVGLTNPEVSGTPVFDEKHYAPQAYDMVESFENPFLGGIESNPGYGLVVHPPLGKQLIALGEALFGYTPLGWRFIVALAGVATVVLIMELTRRLSHSWQVAAFAGIIAVCDGVLLVSAKFGMLDAFQVMLVVAAAVCLARDHEQMRHRLHDAYLARLIHTSDFGPRLGFRWWRFGAGVLLGLALAVKWSGLYYIAFFGLMSVLQDLYLRRRYGVRRYVVGTLVRDTLPALASLVLVPALLYIFSYRAWFASETSVYRHAATDGTIASDSVLQLFPDAVAGWLYYHLSVLEFHSELTSSGGHSHPWDSKPWSWLAATRPVLYYSSTGIDCAAGSCRSMIYLFGTPIIWWLTVPVLLWGLWRVTIGRDRRFVIPLVAFGAGFIPWLINFDRQMYFFYATALVPFTIVLLALALGHMVGGGRRLRFLHWISLTPITSGTFVVIIYLSAVVAMFAYFSPILYGVIIPDWYFQQIMWLPSWL
- a CDS encoding zf-HC2 domain-containing protein codes for the protein MVDHEQVQAAVSARLDGEPTGLDDDVIDAHLAGCAECRRFAEQAARMSGSLRYVEPRDDGMSPPHDLSETILAQVEPEWRRRDSNRRAGLAIGRVVLTVLALLHGLWAVGALISTGGLAPVSSDGTVLAPAAEPELMRLLVESAGLRFALAVALAFGAWKPGLIAGIAIIPATLTAFLIGFTARDLVLGTVGTPQLALLALLVVTVLALAGTWLADRGVALKRAWRTLGADPR
- a CDS encoding DoxX family protein — protein: MDKPVVRDASLLILRLVLGIIFVAHGYDKIFLTGLVETTGQFSAWGVPQPQLSAYLVAGVELIGGALMVLGLLTTFVAGILLLVVAAAGYFVHLPNGLFVADNGIEFVAVLAAALLAIVVFGPGRASVDGALE